The following DNA comes from Allobranchiibius huperziae.
GGTCTCCGGCGAGCCGAACATCACCCCGATCTTCTCGCGCAGCTGGTTGATGAAGATCGCGGTGGTGCCGGTGTTGTTGAGCGCGCCGGTGATCTTGCGCAGCGCCTGGGACATCAACCGGGCCTGCAGGCCGACGTGGCTGTCGCCCATCTCCCCCTCGATCTCCGCACGCGGCACGAGCGCCGCGACGGAGTCGATCACGATGATGTCGATCGAACCGGAGCGGATCAGCATGTCGGCGATCTCCAGCGCCTGCTCACCGGTGTCGGGCTGGCTGACCAGCAACGAGTCGATGTCGACGCCCAGCTTCTTGGCGTACTCCGGGTCGAGCGCGTGCTCGGCGTCGATGAACGCCGCGATGCCGCCTCCCCGCTGCGCGCTGGCCACGGCGTGCAGCGCGACGGTGGTCTTACCGCTGCTCTCCGGGCCGTAGATCTCCACCACGCGACCGCGTGGCAGGCCGCCGATCCCGAGGGCCACATCGAGCGCGATCGCACCCGTCGGGATGACGTCGATCGGCGGGCGCACGTCGTCGCCGAGCCGCATCACCGATCCCTTGCCGTGCGCCTTCTCGATCTGCGCCATGACGGCATCGAGGGCCTTGACCTTCTCGCCGGGCTTGGGGCCGGCCGGTGCTGGACTCATCGGGTGCTTCTTTCTGCTCGAGGTGGTCGCGCCTGCCGTCGACCTTCTCCCTGCGTCAACGTGCGATGACGTGAGATCTGGTCAGACGCTAGGCACCCCCACCGACAGC
Coding sequences within:
- the recA gene encoding recombinase RecA; amino-acid sequence: MSPAPAGPKPGEKVKALDAVMAQIEKAHGKGSVMRLGDDVRPPIDVIPTGAIALDVALGIGGLPRGRVVEIYGPESSGKTTVALHAVASAQRGGGIAAFIDAEHALDPEYAKKLGVDIDSLLVSQPDTGEQALEIADMLIRSGSIDIIVIDSVAALVPRAEIEGEMGDSHVGLQARLMSQALRKITGALNNTGTTAIFINQLREKIGVMFGSPETTTGGKALKFYASVRLDVRRIETLKDGTDPVGNRTRVKVVKNKVAPPFKQAEFDILYGQGISREGGLIDMGVEQGFVRKSGAWYTYEGDQLGQGKENVRTFLKDNPDLGDEIEKKIKEKLGIGPQVDKPADVVASATPAEVPVDF